The uncultured Methanolobus sp. sequence AGGCTGGATATGCTCATGACTTAAAGGATGAATACTTCGGAGAGCCTCTTCATATACTGGTTATTCCTGCATCACTTCATTTTATCGAAGCGGAAGCACTTGTTGAACTACTGGGTGCACCTGCTGAGATCCTTGAAGGACTTGATGACTGAGGGAAATTGAGGGAAGATATAATAATACATAATAAACATACTACCGAAGACCATGAATTTGAGGGATGAAAAATGGTAAGAGGTTCAGTAGGCGTTATTTTTGGAGAAACAGGGACCTTTGAGTTTAAAGTAATGGTTTTTGACAGTTCCAAAGTATATAGGGGCGCATACGTCAAAGTATGGCATGATGCGTCATCGGACGAGAAAGATCACACATGGGTACTCGGTCAGGTAATGGCTATCAAAAGATACAGCGATTCCTTTTCGATCGAAGAAGCCATGAAAGGTCAGCGTGCAGATAGAAGCGATGACAAGATCGTTGCTGAAGTCATAATAATCGGTTCGAGGGACGATACCGGAATGCTTCGTGCACCTGTGATACCATTCAGTCCGGGAAGCCCCATATTTGCAGCAGACGAGGGACTTACAAGATCAGTGCTCGGACTCACAGGCAATGAAATGAGTATCGGACTGCTTGAAGGCACAAATATCAAGGTACAGTTAAGTGTCAATAGCCTTGTGCAGAAACACTGCAGTATCCTGGCAAAAACCGGAAGTGGAAAGTCATATACTGCATCCGTGCTGCTGGAAGAGCTGCTAGATCAGAACATTCCAATGCTTATTATAGACCCGCACAGTGAATATTCATCTTTGAAGGTTGAAGGTGAGGGCAGTCCGGAAGATTTCAAGCGTTTCGGTGTGAAACCCAGGGGTTACGGGAAAAATGTTACGGTATATACTCCTGCAAGCAAGGCAATCAACCCTGATGCAGACGAGTTGTTCAGGCTCAATGGTATGAATTTGACTGTCAAGGATCTGACATCGATTTTCCCGGACAATTTCTCAACCACTCACACAGGTATATTGTACGAAGCTATACAGAAAGTTCGTACGGAGATGGAAACATACACCATCGAAGATATCATATTTGAAGTTGGAAACGATAAGAGCAAAGCAAAGTGGAATGTAATCAATGTTCTTGAGCAGATAAGGGATACCGGCATCCTTTCACCAAATCCGACTTCTATAGGCGAACTTTTCCAGAAGGGAAAAGCGGCGGTAATTGACTTTAAGGGAGTTGCTCCCGAACTTCAGAGCATGATTGTTGCCAGTCTTTGTTCCAGTCTTTTTGAGTCACGCAAACTCAATCAGATCCCACCTGGAATGCTTGTTGTTGAGGAAGCTCATAATTATGCTCCTGAGAAAGGTTTCAGTAAGACCACCAGTACCGACATTCTCAGGACGATCGCATCAGAAGGTCGTAAATTCGGTCTCGGTATGATGGTTGTTTCCCAGAGACCTGCAAGGGTTGACAAGAATGTCCTCTCCCAGTGCGGTACACAGGTGATAATGAAAGTCACAAATCCTAACGATCTTAAGGCCATAAGCAAGGGTCTGGAAGGTGTGACTTCCTATGTTGAGGAAGAACTCATGCGCCTCCCACCTGGTGTTGCCATGCTTGTGAGCAATGAGATAGAGCGACCGGTGCTTGTAGATATTAGAATAAGGAAATCCAAGCATGGTGGTGAATCTGTCAACGTGCTCAAGGCTGCAAGGACTCCAACTCCACCGCCACCACCTGAGTTAGTTTCAAATCAAAGTCCTGAGCCTGTGGCTCCAACTCCTGTACGCAGGCCAGTACCTGCAGCAAGTTCCACGGTGGAAGCACATGAACATGATGTTCTGGATATTCCGGTAGTCGATTCTCCGGCACAGGATACAAATTTCACACCTCCTCCAAAAAGGCAGCCATCAAGGCCACCACGGGTTGAAGCTACAAATGACGAGGAGTCTGAGGGCGGTAGTAAGTTGTTCAAGAAGCTTTTCAGGGCGAACAAATAATTAACTATGAATACAGTTGAACAGGGTGATTGATATGGCTGCTGACCTGAATGAAAAAGTTAAGAGATATGAGCGACTATTAAGGGAAGCTCTGGATAAGGCTGAAATTGCCCTGATCCCGCAATCTCATATGTTTACAGTAGCCGGAGATTATCGCAATATGGCAAGTTCATACTATAATGATGGTCTTCATTTTGTGGAGACTGATGACCCTGTCAATGCTCTGGTCTGTTTCAGTTACGGACATGCATGGCTTGACGCAGGAGCAAGACTTGGCCTGTTTGACGTCGATGATGACGTGTTATTTACAATATGAAATATTAAGTTATATTAATTGAAGAAGAAATGAAGTATAAATCGGAGAGATCTAATGTCAAATTATCATGTTACACTTGAAGCCGCCTGGTTGGTCAGAGACGTAAAATCAGCAGACGATGCAATTGGAGTTGCAATTTCTGAAGCAGGAAAGCGCCTGAATCCAAAGCTTGACTATGTTGAAGTGGATATCGGAACAACTTTCTGCTCTGCATGTGAAGAGCCATTAAGTAGTGTTTTCATTGTTGCTAACACTGCAATTGTTGGTCTTGTCCTTGAAATGAAGGTGTTCGATGCAGAAAGTGCGGAGCATGCAGCCCGAATTGCAAAATCGGTTATTGGTCGTGCATTAAGGGATGTTCCTCTTGCTGTTGTCGATGTTCAGGAATTTGAGTAAGGTGTTTAAATGGACCGGGCAATAACTGTTGTTGGACATGCAGCAATTGATCTTCTTTTTGACGTTGAGAATATTGCAGTCCACAATGAATCCCATCCTATAATAGATTACAACCAGTACTATGGAGGTGGGGCTGCCAATATTGCAGTTGCAATAGCAATACTTGGCGGAAATGCCCGGCTTATATCTGCCGTTGGTGGGGATTTCGCTTTATCAGGATACGAAGCAGAATTTGAGAAGTACGGTGTTGACCTGTCACTTCTCTACCGGTTCCCTGAGCACAAGAGCACAAGGGCCTTCGTGTTCACTGACAGGGAGCACAACCAGAGTACATATTTCCACTGGGGAGCATCCATAGAACTTAAATGTCTGGAGGCACCGGAAGTTGATTTTGTACACCTTGCAACATCAGATTCGACATATAATGCAAGAATAGCTAAAAAGGCAAAGTTCGTTTCATTCGATCCCGGACAGGACCTTGTAACTTACTCAAGGGAAAACCTTGAAAGCATCCTTGAAAATACCAATATCCTCTTTACAAACAAACATGAGATACAGCGTGTCTGCGATATGACCGAAAAATCCATGGACGATATTCTCAGCATGATCGAAACAGTTGTTGTAACTTATGATGCAAGCGGCAGTAAAATTTACAATAACGGAACTGAAGTGACAATACCTGTGGTTACCGTAAAAGCACTTGACCCAACCGGTGCAGGTGACGCTTACAGAGCCGGTTTCCTGCTTGCTTACACACGCGGCTATCCACTGGAAGTATGTGGCAAGATCGGTTCCACAGTTGCTTCTTTTGCAGTGCAGAGCATCGGATGCCAGACTGATCTCCCAACATGGGAGGTTATGAAGGCACGTTACGAGGAGAATTTCGGTAAACTCGAACTTCCGGCTTAGATTGCAGGCTGGTTCATTTTTTTTTCCTATTTTGATTTGTTTCTAAAATTCCCGTCTTTTTATTACATATTTAATTTATTCAGCAAAATTTTAAATATTTTAGAATATCTATTTACTTCATATTATTTGGAGTGGAGTAAAATTACATCAAAAAAGATTCCCTTTTCTTTAATTGCAATAATTCTTATTATACTTGCAGTTGCGGGATTTTTATACGTGAATTCCTCAGCTGAAACTGGAATCATCACCGATTCAGGTTACACTATAGATGAAGAAGATGTGCAAGTGCATTGGGATGAATATAAAGCTGTAACAGTGAATCTTGGTAATCTAAGGCAAGCGCTTGATAGTGGTAATTTTAGTCTCAGGCTGCTGGATGAGGATGTAGAGATTATAATCTTTGAATCTGACAAACAAGATGGTTACTATCGCGGATATGCTAATGGGGTAGCTGCCAATGAAGCTGAATTTTACTGTGGAAAGGTTTCATCCCATTGTTATGTTGATCTTGGAACTCATTCCTATCATATAGCAAATACAGGGGAAATGAACGGCAACGAAATGGTATATGTTCTCTACATGACCGACTGTGAAAAAGAGGAGCAACGGCATGAACAGTATCCCATTGATCCTCTTACATTTGAGATTAGCAATGAGGATAGTCTGGGTCATAACATCTCCATTGAGATATTCGATCCTTCAAATTCATTGATATTCAGTGAAAACTATTCCATGTCTCCGGGTGAGATCATAAGTTCTCCTGAGGTCAGTGAGGTTCTGGGTACACATCGTTATGTTGTCACACTGGATGGTGATTACAGTTTCGAACAATCTTCAACTGTGGCGCGTTCTACAGGGCTTGGTTCATCTGAGAAGTTGTACTTCAATATTGTTAATGATTCAGAGTATCCTGTGGATGTGGCTGTTGCAATAGCTTGAGAACACAATAGTTTCCACTTTCAAAGCCTTGAATTTCATGGATGCAATGGAAAACTACCATTATCTTGATTTTGTATCTGTAGAAATCGTGTTTATGTGATTCGGACAAACATTGCTCTTTTTTAGCGACATAAAAACAAACAGTAATCTAAAAACAAGGCAACCATCCGCCGAAGGCGGCATGTTCCTATACTGCTAAACAGAAAACATTGCAAAAATCATCACAGATTATATGGATAATTCTGCAAAGTTCAGAGAAGAAAGTACAGGTTAGCTGCGGATAATTCAGTTTATTCTTTTAGGAAAACGCCGGCTTCGCCGGACCCTTCGGGATCATTCTAGATATTCATAAAAGAGATCGGTTTCAATGGAATGATTTCTACAGAGCCTTGATTTTGGCATTACTTTAAATGAACAACGGAAGAAATTACTTTCTCAAGCCCACATTCAATATAGAGTACACCATACAGTGCTTCGATTATAGTCCCTTTTGAATGTTCCATTTTCTCTTTGTTGGCTTTTTCTACATTTTTTGAAGAACCTAGTCTAAAGTCAAATAAGTTCCATTTATCACACAACTTTGACATGTTTTTGTTAGATACAAATTTTGAACGCTTTGCTGTCAGTTCTCCGGTGCTTGAAATGTTGGGTTCCCAAAGAACATGGGTCATTGCCAGACTAATTGCGGCGTCTCCTATAAAAGCCAGCACTTTTGCAGCTTCATCCAAATTTAAATATGACTCAAAATCATAATTCTTCTCTTTTGGAAACGGGTGGTTTTTTAGCTGATTAAAGAGATTTTTTGTTTCTGGTTGGAAGAATGCCAGTATTATAAGGTTTGGTTCAATGAATTTATGATCAAAGTACTTTTCAATTTCAGCCATCTTATTATCT is a genomic window containing:
- a CDS encoding carbohydrate kinase family protein — encoded protein: MDRAITVVGHAAIDLLFDVENIAVHNESHPIIDYNQYYGGGAANIAVAIAILGGNARLISAVGGDFALSGYEAEFEKYGVDLSLLYRFPEHKSTRAFVFTDREHNQSTYFHWGASIELKCLEAPEVDFVHLATSDSTYNARIAKKAKFVSFDPGQDLVTYSRENLESILENTNILFTNKHEIQRVCDMTEKSMDDILSMIETVVVTYDASGSKIYNNGTEVTIPVVTVKALDPTGAGDAYRAGFLLAYTRGYPLEVCGKIGSTVASFAVQSIGCQTDLPTWEVMKARYEENFGKLELPA
- a CDS encoding ribonuclease III domain-containing protein produces the protein MSNKLMSESHSKLIWNVQGLFDNFSIIRNELEIQIESLPDNNKNKRNKMNKLISELKEMEDTIQNIKDNKMAEIEKYFDHKFIEPNLIILAFFQPETKNLFNQLKNHPFPKEKNYDFESYLNLDEAAKVLAFIGDAAISLAMTHVLWEPNISSTGELTAKRSKFVSNKNMSKLCDKWNLFDFRLGSSKNVEKANKEKMEHSKGTIIEALYGVLYIECGLEKVISSVVHLK
- a CDS encoding DUF555 domain-containing protein, translating into MSNYHVTLEAAWLVRDVKSADDAIGVAISEAGKRLNPKLDYVEVDIGTTFCSACEEPLSSVFIVANTAIVGLVLEMKVFDAESAEHAARIAKSVIGRALRDVPLAVVDVQEFE
- a CDS encoding DUF87 domain-containing protein: MVRGSVGVIFGETGTFEFKVMVFDSSKVYRGAYVKVWHDASSDEKDHTWVLGQVMAIKRYSDSFSIEEAMKGQRADRSDDKIVAEVIIIGSRDDTGMLRAPVIPFSPGSPIFAADEGLTRSVLGLTGNEMSIGLLEGTNIKVQLSVNSLVQKHCSILAKTGSGKSYTASVLLEELLDQNIPMLIIDPHSEYSSLKVEGEGSPEDFKRFGVKPRGYGKNVTVYTPASKAINPDADELFRLNGMNLTVKDLTSIFPDNFSTTHTGILYEAIQKVRTEMETYTIEDIIFEVGNDKSKAKWNVINVLEQIRDTGILSPNPTSIGELFQKGKAAVIDFKGVAPELQSMIVASLCSSLFESRKLNQIPPGMLVVEEAHNYAPEKGFSKTTSTDILRTIASEGRKFGLGMMVVSQRPARVDKNVLSQCGTQVIMKVTNPNDLKAISKGLEGVTSYVEEELMRLPPGVAMLVSNEIERPVLVDIRIRKSKHGGESVNVLKAARTPTPPPPPELVSNQSPEPVAPTPVRRPVPAASSTVEAHEHDVLDIPVVDSPAQDTNFTPPPKRQPSRPPRVEATNDEESEGGSKLFKKLFRANK
- a CDS encoding DUF357 domain-containing protein produces the protein MAADLNEKVKRYERLLREALDKAEIALIPQSHMFTVAGDYRNMASSYYNDGLHFVETDDPVNALVCFSYGHAWLDAGARLGLFDVDDDVLFTI